The DNA region GGAACCGCTCGAGAAAACTCGTCGACACGTGGCCTTTCTGGAAGTCGGGATCGTTGAAGATCTTTTTATGCAGCGGAATGGTGGTCTTGATGCCCTCGATCGCGAACTCGTCAAGCGCCCGTCTCATGCGCGCCATCGCCTCCTGCCGGTCGCGCCCGTGAGTGATCAGTTTCGCGATCATCGAATCGTAGTACGGAACGACCATCGCCTGCGCTTCCATCGCGGAATCCACCCGGACGCCGAAGCCGCCCGGCGGAGCCCATTTCGTGATCAGCCCCGGGCTGGGCGTGAACTTGTCCGGACACTCGGCATTGATCCGGCATTCGAAACTGTGTCCGGTCAATTGGATGTCCTGCTGCCTGAACGACAGCGGCTGCCCGTCGGCGATGCGGATTTGTTCCTTGATCAGGTCGATCCCCGTGACCATCTCGGTGATGGGATGCTCGACCTGGATGCGGGCGTTGACCTCCATGAAAAAGAAATTGAGGTCCTTGTCGAGCAGAAACTCCACCGTCCCGGCGTTGCGGTAGTGCACCGCTTTCACGGCTTCAACCGCGACCCGGCCCATCTCCCGCCGGAGTCGCTCGTCCACGGCCGGCGACGGGGTTTCCTCGACGAGCTTCTGGTGACGACGCTGAATGGAGCAATCCCGCTCGCCGAGATAGACGACGCGCCCCCGGTGATCGGCGAGTATCTGGACTTCGATATGGCGGGGCTCGAGGAAGTACCGCTCGAGATAGACCCCTTCGTTGCCGAACGTGGCTTTGGCTTCCGCCTGGGCGGCCTGAAACGCGCGGGCGAGGTCCTCGGCTTTATTGACGACCCGCATGCCGCGGCCGCCCCCGCCGGCCGAGGCTTTGATGATGACGGGAAACCCGATGGCCTTCGCCGCCTCCAGCGCGTCCGCCTCGCTCCGTACTTCGCCGGGACTGCCCGGTGTGACCGGCAGCCCGCGGCGGGCCACGATTTCCCGCGCCTTGGCTTTGTCGCCCATCAGCGCGATGTTCTCCGAGGTGGGTCCGATGAATTTGATCCCGATGGACTCGCAGACCTCGGCGAAGTGCGCGTTCTCCGAAAGGAACCCGTAGCCGGGATGGATGGCGTCCGCGCCGGTGATCTCGGCCGCGCTGAGGACGTTGGGAATGTTGCGATAGCTCAGGGCGTCTTCGGCCGGGCCGACGCAGATCCGCTCGTCGGCGACCCTGGTGTGCAGTGCATTGGCGTCGGCCTCGGAGTGGATCGCCACGGTCTTGATCCCGAGTTCCTTGCAGGCTCGGATGATTCTCAGGGCGATCTCTCCGCGGTTGGCGACCAGAATTTTCTTGAACACGGGGTCACTCGATCGTGATCAAAGGAGGTCGAGGTTCAGGTTCAGGTTGAGCAGGAAATCTTCGGATCAGCCGGCGGCTGACCCGCTTTCTTTCAAGTCTCAACCTGAACCTCAGCCTGAACTTGCCGCTACTCCGTGGCCTTCGGATCGATGAGAAATAACGGCTGGCCGTATTCCACCGGTTTCGTGCTCTCGACCAAAATCTTTACGACTTTCCCATCCACCTCGGATTCGATCTCGTTCATGAGCTTCATGGCTTCCACGATACAGAGCACCTGCCCCTTCTTGACGAAATCGCCTTCTTCCACATAGGGGTCGGCGTCGGGCGAGGGAGAGCGATAGAAGGTTCCGACGATCGGAGACGTGATGGTGACCAATCCCGCGGTGTCCTGGACCGGCGGTCCGTTCGTCGTTTGACTTGCGGCGGGCTGAGCGGCTGGTTGGCTTTCCTGTATCGGGGCGGCTTGCGGACGGACGACCGTTTCATGCCGAAGCCGGATGCGAGTCCCTTCGCGCTCGATCTCCAACTCCGTCAAGTGATTGCGCCGCAAGAGGTCGATGAGTTCCTGAATCTGCTTGGTTTGATCGCCGGACAGCAACGGCCCGTCTCTCGCCGAATCGGCGAAAGCCCGAGGCAAAATGATGGGACGGTCGCGCTCTTTACGCGCCCGTGGGCGGGATCGAGATGTGCTCACCGAACGCGCTCCACGTATTCGCGGGTTCTCGTGTCGATCTTAATGACTTCCCCGATCTCGAGATACAGCGGCACCTTGATAATGGCGCCGGTCTCGACGACGGCGGGTTTGCTCCCTCCAGACGCCGTGTCGCCCCGGACGCCGGGCTCCGCGTCGACCACCTTGAGCTCGATGAAGATCGGCAGCTCGACGGCGATCGGTTGGTGTTCGTAGATGAGAATCCTGACGACCATGTTCTCCTTGAGCAGATCGACGTTCGGCCCCAATTGTTTCCTGTCGTAGGTGAACTGTTCATAGGTTTCCGTGTCCATGAACGTATAGGAGTCCCCCGACGCGTAGAGAAACTGCATCTCGCGCTCATCGAGATCGGGTTCCTCGAACTTTTCGCCGGACCTGAATGTGCGATCCAGCACATTGCCGGTCTTATAGCTCTTGAGTTTCGTGCGCACGAACGCGCCGCCCTTGCCCGGCTTGACGTGTTGAAACTCTACGATGTAGTAAGGCTCGCCTTCGACTTGAATGCGGGCACCGTTGCGAAAATCGGCGGTCGAAATCACTGGTTCTGTTCCTCTCCTTTCATCGATGGTGTTGAAAACGGTCGACGCACATGCGGGCCGTTGGACACAGATCGGCTCAGGCACCCTCCGCTCGCCCCGTTTATGCTTTTCCGCCGCCTTTTCGTGGGGTCTGCCGAGCAGTCCGTGTGGATCTCAGATGATCGAGCAAGCCACGAATCGCCAGCAGATACCCCATCGGGCCGAACCCTGAGACTTGGCCCAACGCCACGCCGGCGACGTAGGAGTAATGTCGGAACGCCTCCCGCTGGTAGATATTGGTCAGGTGCACTTCGACGGTCGGCAAACCGGCCGCGGCGATCGCATCCCGAATCGCCACGCTAGTATGGGTGTATCCGGCCGGGTTGATGATGATGCCGTCGAATCCGACCCTGGCCTCCTGGATCCAGGTGACCAGTTCGCCTTCGCTGTTCGACTGCCTGATCTCGACTTGAATCCCTATCCGCTCGGCCAGCCGCGCAATGGCGTCGTTGACAGCCTTCAGGGATGTGGGCCCGTACAGCGATCGCTCACGGGTTCCCAGCAGATTCAGATTAGGGCCGTGGAGCACAAGCATCCGCACCATGTATGATTCTGCCGGTCCGTGCGTCCACAGACCGCACTCCTCTCGGCCCCCTTCCAATCGGATTGCGGCGGTCATTGTAGCAATCTGGCGAGGTCGGGTCAAACAAAGGTTCAGGCTCGTCTCAACTCTGACGCCTGAGTTGGATGGTTCTAAGCAGATGTTCGAGGCGTGCCAGTTTGCCCGGTGTCTGGTGATCGATGGAAGTTGAAGAGTCAGCGGCCGGGCCGGTCACGCCGGATCGGGCGTCTTCCTGCCCTTCAGACACGGGGGACCCTTCGAGGCCATCCCCTGTATGCAGACAGGTCTCGGTTTCAACCGGTGCGTCCGTAGGGTGTTTGTCGAGGGCGGATTTGAGTGCCAATGTCTCTTCGTCTTGCGGATTGACCGCTAGGATCACCGAACAAGAGCGCAACGCTGATTCCGTAGCTCCCTCGGCGGCATAAATTTTGGCCAGCGTGCGGTGGGCTCTCAGATTGTCCGGGCTTATCCTGACCGCATCCTCGAGGAGCGCTCTGGCTTTTGCGGTCTGTCCGAGATGATCGTAGGCGCGCCCCAGCGCCACCATCGCCGTGATGAACCCCGGATAAACTTGCAGCCCCGCTTCCAGCACTGCTGCGGCTTCCTGCCACAAGCCGGCTTTCACATATTCCTCGGCCAAAGGTATAAAGACCTTCGACTGCGGGTTCCTGGCCAACAAAGCGGTAAGCCGTTGGATCTCCGACAACCGAGAAAGCTCTTCGGGAGGAGGTGAAGAAGGCATTGGCGAGTACCAGGTTGCCGCTAGTTCGCCTGAGGACCGCTCCGCCGGGCGTGAGAGCGCAGGCGTTGGATCGCATCGAGGATGTGATGAGCCAGTTCCCGTTTAGGCATCAAGGGGAGCCGAATTTCCCGATGGTCGCGGTCGATCAGCGTCGCCGCGTTCATGTCGGATCCGAAGCCGCCCCCTTCGGCGCTCACATCGTTGGCGACGATCAGATCGAGGCGTTTGCGTATGAGCTTCTCCTTCGCATGGGCACCGAGGTCCCGCGTCTCGGCGGCGAAGCCGACCAGGATCTGCGAGGTACGACGTTCAGACAGCAGATGCAGAATATCACGGGTCGGTTCGAACTCCAAGGATTTCCACGCGTGGTCTCTCTTCTTCAACTTGTGGACCGCCGGATGTTTCGGACGAAAATCCGCGACCGCGGCGGCCATCACGACGACGGTCGCCCAGGGCAGTCGCATCAGCAGCGCTTTTTCCATCTCCTCCGCGGTGGTGACGGCGACGGCGTCGACCCCCGAAGGAACGGGAAGCCAGGTCGGTCCGGTCACAAGCGCGACCGCGGCGCCGCGCTCACGGGCCGCCGCGGCGATTGCATAGCCCATTTTCCCGGACGAACGGTTTGAAATGAAACGGACCGGATCGATGGGTTCCTGAGTCGGACCGGCCGACACAAGGACCCGCTCGCCGGCCCAGTCCCGCCTTCGACAGAGTTGCGCCTCGATCGCGGCGAGAATCGTCGCTTCCTCGGCCAGCCGTCCCTGCCCGATTCGGCCGGAGGCCAGTGGGCCCTCTTCGGGCTCGACGATGAGCGCGCCTCGTTGACGCAGTTGGGCCACGTGGGAAACCACGGTCGGATGCGCCCACATGTCGCCGTCCATGGCCGGCGCAACGATCACGGGGCAGCGGGTCGTCAGGAGCATCGTGCTGAGCAGATCGTCTGCGAGGCCGAGCGCAGCTTTGGCAAGAAAATGGGCGGTGGCGGGCGCGACAACGACCGCGTCGGCCTGTTCCGGCAGGTTGAGATGGAGCATCTCCTGATGCGCCGCGAAAAGGTCGGTTGCGACCGGCCGTCCGGAGAGCACTTCAAAGGTAAGCGGTGCGATGAAACGCGTGGCCGCGTCGGTCAGCACCACGTGGACTTGAGCCCCTTCCTGGACCAGCAAACGCAGCAACCCCACCGCTTTGTAAGCGGCGATGCTCCCGGTGACGCCGAGAACGATCCGCTTTCCGAAAAGCTTGGGTGCTGGCTCAACCTGCACGACGGCGGGTTACTCTTCGCTTTCCGATTCGGCGGCCGGTTTGACCGAGTCATCAACGTAGACGCTGAGTTCTTTCTTGATCTCTCTGGCGTCCTCTCCGGTCATAACGGCCAAGCGCTCGGTCTCGGTCTCCCTGTTGCGCTTGGCTTCCTTGAGCGCCTCGCGCGCCTCTTTCCCGGTGAGGAACTGGATTTCCCCGCGCAACACCTCGTCCAACGCGATCGTCGTCTCTTTGGTGAATTTCGACGTGCCGGTCGGCTTGGCGCCCTGAATCAAATGCTTCGCCCGTTGAGCTGCCACCAGGACGAGCCGGTGACGGGAATCGAATCGCTCTTGAGCGAATTGCGGCAATAACGACAGCATGTCAACCATGGGTCTTTGCGCTCCCTTTCGCAACCGCGGATGCTTCCCTGTCCGCGGGTTTGGTCTCTTTGTCCAGGATGAAGTTCTCCTCCAGCCATGCCATGTCAAGCCGTTTGGTCTTGATACGCTCGGCCAAGAAGATGCTTTCCAACTCTTTCAGCGACTGCTTCAAGTCGTCGTTCCGAACGATGTAGTAATACTCGCGGTAACTCCAGACTTCCTCGCGGGCCTTCTGGAGGCGCCGCTGGATTTCCTCCGGAGAGTCTCCGGCGCGAGTCTGAAGCCG from Nitrospirota bacterium includes:
- the efp gene encoding elongation factor P; amino-acid sequence: MISTADFRNGARIQVEGEPYYIVEFQHVKPGKGGAFVRTKLKSYKTGNVLDRTFRSGEKFEEPDLDEREMQFLYASGDSYTFMDTETYEQFTYDRKQLGPNVDLLKENMVVRILIYEHQPIAVELPIFIELKVVDAEPGVRGDTASGGSKPAVVETGAIIKVPLYLEIGEVIKIDTRTREYVERVR
- the accB gene encoding acetyl-CoA carboxylase biotin carboxyl carrier protein — encoded protein: MSTSRSRPRARKERDRPIILPRAFADSARDGPLLSGDQTKQIQELIDLLRRNHLTELEIEREGTRIRLRHETVVRPQAAPIQESQPAAQPAASQTTNGPPVQDTAGLVTITSPIVGTFYRSPSPDADPYVEEGDFVKKGQVLCIVEAMKLMNEIESEVDGKVVKILVESTKPVEYGQPLFLIDPKATE
- the accC gene encoding acetyl-CoA carboxylase biotin carboxylase subunit, encoding MFKKILVANRGEIALRIIRACKELGIKTVAIHSEADANALHTRVADERICVGPAEDALSYRNIPNVLSAAEITGADAIHPGYGFLSENAHFAEVCESIGIKFIGPTSENIALMGDKAKAREIVARRGLPVTPGSPGEVRSEADALEAAKAIGFPVIIKASAGGGGRGMRVVNKAEDLARAFQAAQAEAKATFGNEGVYLERYFLEPRHIEVQILADHRGRVVYLGERDCSIQRRHQKLVEETPSPAVDERLRREMGRVAVEAVKAVHYRNAGTVEFLLDKDLNFFFMEVNARIQVEHPITEMVTGIDLIKEQIRIADGQPLSFRQQDIQLTGHSFECRINAECPDKFTPSPGLITKWAPPGGFGVRVDSAMEAQAMVVPYYDSMIAKLITHGRDRQEAMARMRRALDEFAIEGIKTTIPLHKKIFNDPDFQKGHVSTSFLERFLANQSS
- the rpoZ gene encoding DNA-directed RNA polymerase subunit omega — its product is MVDMLSLLPQFAQERFDSRHRLVLVAAQRAKHLIQGAKPTGTSKFTKETTIALDEVLRGEIQFLTGKEAREALKEAKRNRETETERLAVMTGEDAREIKKELSVYVDDSVKPAAESESEE
- a CDS encoding tetratricopeptide repeat protein; this translates as MAEEYVKAGLWQEAAAVLEAGLQVYPGFITAMVALGRAYDHLGQTAKARALLEDAVRISPDNLRAHRTLAKIYAAEGATESALRSCSVILAVNPQDEETLALKSALDKHPTDAPVETETCLHTGDGLEGSPVSEGQEDARSGVTGPAADSSTSIDHQTPGKLARLEHLLRTIQLRRQS
- the aroQ gene encoding type II 3-dehydroquinate dehydratase; the encoded protein is MRMLVLHGPNLNLLGTRERSLYGPTSLKAVNDAIARLAERIGIQVEIRQSNSEGELVTWIQEARVGFDGIIINPAGYTHTSVAIRDAIAAAGLPTVEVHLTNIYQREAFRHYSYVAGVALGQVSGFGPMGYLLAIRGLLDHLRSTRTARQTPRKGGGKA
- the coaBC gene encoding bifunctional phosphopantothenoylcysteine decarboxylase/phosphopantothenate--cysteine ligase CoaBC, whose translation is MQVEPAPKLFGKRIVLGVTGSIAAYKAVGLLRLLVQEGAQVHVVLTDAATRFIAPLTFEVLSGRPVATDLFAAHQEMLHLNLPEQADAVVVAPATAHFLAKAALGLADDLLSTMLLTTRCPVIVAPAMDGDMWAHPTVVSHVAQLRQRGALIVEPEEGPLASGRIGQGRLAEEATILAAIEAQLCRRRDWAGERVLVSAGPTQEPIDPVRFISNRSSGKMGYAIAAAARERGAAVALVTGPTWLPVPSGVDAVAVTTAEEMEKALLMRLPWATVVVMAAAVADFRPKHPAVHKLKKRDHAWKSLEFEPTRDILHLLSERRTSQILVGFAAETRDLGAHAKEKLIRKRLDLIVANDVSAEGGGFGSDMNAATLIDRDHREIRLPLMPKRELAHHILDAIQRLRSHARRSGPQAN